In a genomic window of Brassica rapa cultivar Chiifu-401-42 chromosome A10, CAAS_Brap_v3.01, whole genome shotgun sequence:
- the LOC103844586 gene encoding protein NIM1-INTERACTING 1 — MYPKLFNLHDNPYSVLKTMKNEKDQNVETKETSRIGEREREDEDEEEKRINTFFKLIKSYQEARKRRREELAEISGDVRKKTNVGEASGAVVPAFQPEDFSQCGTDVKPLMAVSDHKEGDVKVKEEEEEEAKKEEEEEEEKGLDLNLAL; from the coding sequence ATGTATCCCAAACTATTTAATTTACACGATAACCCCTACAGTGTCTTAAAGACCATGAAGAACGAGAAGGACCAAAATGTCGAGACCAAGGAGACGAGCAGGATCggtgagagagaaagagaagacgaagatgaagaagagaagaggatTAATACGTTCTTTAAGCTCATCAAAAGTTATCAAGAAGCACGGAAACGAAGAAGAGAAGAGTTGGCTGAAATTTCAGGAGACGTGAGGAAGAAAACTAACGTCGGAGAGGCATCCGGTGCTGTGGTTCCGGCGTTTCAGCCGGAAGATTTCTCTCAGTGTGGTACGGATGTGAAGCCATTGATGGCTGTATCAGATCACAAAGAAGGGGATGTAAAGGTgaaagaagaggaggaagaagaagcaaagaaggaggaagaagaagaagaagagaagggtTTGGATCTTAATCTTgcattgtaa